The following are encoded in a window of Scylla paramamosain isolate STU-SP2022 unplaced genomic scaffold, ASM3559412v1 Contig82, whole genome shotgun sequence genomic DNA:
- the LOC135098797 gene encoding uncharacterized protein LOC135098797: MGKRRCRKSARSLCCGRRESLSGQLVTVHNHSHFEENGLSHDHLAQENITLTELIKELEDKLKLSKIEIKDVTRQNSELHALITEYKVTPSEEKDKDGTSSCENSEAKCTDTKGKLLGQVATLTSEVSRLESECSSLQVQLDCESDKYNKLLGESLAHEKLSEDVITEPKGDYFTIYQLQRGVMKQQARERQLDLASLHHE, translated from the exons atgg GCAAAAGGCGTTGCAGAAAGAGCGCAAGATCACTGTGTTGTGGGAGAAGAGAGTCCCTTAGTGGTCAGCTGGTGACGgtccacaaccacagccacttTGAAGAGAATGGCCTGAGCCACGACCACCTTGCTCAAGAAAATATCACGTTGACAGAGCTGATTAAAGAACTAGAAGATAAGCTCAAACTTTCAAAG atagaaatcaaagacgtcacaagacagaatagtgagctgcatgcacttatcacagagtataaagtcactccctcagaggaaaaagacaaggatggcacctcttcatgtgagaactcagaagctaaat gtacagataccaaggggaaattgctgggtcaagtggctacactgacatctgaggttagcaggttggagagtgagtgcagcagtcttcaggttcagctagactgtgagagcgataagtataacaaactgctgggagaatctcttgctcatgaaaagttgtctgaagatgtcataactgaaccaaaag GTGACTACTTCACCATCTACCAGTTGCAGCGAGGAGTGATGAAGCAGCAAGCTCGAGAACGCCAGTTAGACCTTGCCAGCCTccatcatgaatga